GGCGCCATCGTCGGACCGATCACCGCCGCTTACGCCGCCGAGGCGAAGCCGGCGTCGCAGACGCAGTCTGACCGCAAGCCGTCGGGTGAGCGTCAGCTGGGCGTGCGCTACGAGGCCCAGCCGAACTTCTACTACTGCGGGCCCGCCGCCGCCCGTAACGCCCTGAGTGTGCAGGGCAAGGACATCAGCGTCGACGCGATGGCCAAGGAGATGGGCACCACCGAGGCCGGCACCAACTCGATCAACGACATCACCCCGGTGCTGAACAAGGAGACCGGCAAGAACGACGCCTACCGGTCCGTGGAGATCAGCACCCCGGATGCTGACGCCAAGCAGACCGACAAGCTGCGCGCCGACATCGTCAAGACTGTTGACGACGGCCGGGCAGTAGTCGCCAACATCGCCGGCACCACCACCGACACCGACGGTGCTATCCACTCCTTCGAGGGCGGGCACTACATCAGCGTCGTCGGCTACCGCGACAACGGTCAGATCGTGAAGATCGCCGACTCCGCCGACCCGAACACCGCCTCCTACGAGGTCACCGTCGAGCACCTCGCCGACTGGATCGCCACCCGCGGCTACGCCACCAGCTGACCCCGCACCAGACACGAAGCGAAGGGCCGGACCCCACCACGGGGCCCGGCCCTTCGGCATGACCGGGTCACTCTCCACGCGCCCTCGTCGGGCGCTGACGGATCGAGTGGTCATCCGAGCCGACCAGAGCGCCCGCCACGGCAGGCCGCCCACCGGGCCAAGCCGTCCCGACCACAGCAGGCACCCGAATGACTGCGGCACGGGTCCTTTGGAGCTGATGTCGTAAACGAATCAGTGGTATCGCCGACCGAGGCGGGCTGGTGATTCGTTCACGACATCAGCTCGATAGGGCGCCGAACTCATCTGCCCAGCCTCTGCGAGCGGATCGTCGGGGTAAGACCGAGCGCCACGAGACCGAGGAGGGATGGCCGCCGGGCGTCTCCGCCCAACCGGCCGGAGGCTCGGTCAGCCGCCGGAGTCGTCCATCTCGGCGCCCTCGGGGACGGTGTCGTCGTCCCGGCTGGCCAGCCACCCGTCGGGCAGGGAGACCTTGCCCGGCGAGTTGGTGCGCCCGCGTGGCTGCCCCAGAGCGGTCACCGGGAACGGCTCGCTCGGGTCGAGCTTGCCGAGCAGGTCGTCGAGCTGGGCCAGACTTTCGATCATCGCCAGTGAGCGGCGCAGCTCGCCACCGACCGGGAAGCCCTTGAGATACCAGGCGACGTGCTTGCGGAAGTCGGTGCAGCCGTCCCGTTCGCCCCGGGCCGGGTTGCGGGCACCGGCCACGAACTGGTCCACCAGCAGCTCGGCGTGCCGGCGCATGGTCACCGCCACCTCGCCGAGGCTGGGCAGTCGCCGCTCCGGCCGGCCGTTGAAGGCGGCCTCCAGGTCGGCGAAGAGCCACGGCCGACCCAGGCAGCCGCGCCCGACGACCACGCCGTCCACGCCGGTGTGCGCGACCATCCGCAGCGCGTCGTCGGCCTCCCAGATGTCGCCGTTGCCGAGCACCGGCACGTCGAGGGCCTGCTTCAGGGTGGCGATCGCGTCCCAGTCGGCGGTGCCCGAGTAGCGCTGCGCGGCCGTCCGCCCGTGCAGGGCCACCGCGGCCACGCCGGCTTCCTGGGCGGCGAGCCCCGCTTCGACGTACGTCAGGTGGTCGTCGTCGATGCCCTTGCGCATCTTGACAGTGACCGGCACTCCGGCCGGTGACGCGGCGTCCACCGCGGCCCGCACCAGTCGGGCGAAGAGCCGGCGTCGCCACGGCAACGCCGCGCCGCCGCCACGCCGGGTGACCTTGGGGACCGGACAGCCGAAGTTGAGGTCGATGTGATCGGCCAGGTTGCGCTCGACGACGATCCGGACGGCGGCGGCGGTGATCTCCGGGTCGGTGCCGTAGAGCTGGAGGCTGCGCGGCTTCTCGTCCTCGCCGAACGTGATCATGCGCAGCGTCTTCGGGTTGCGCTCGACCAGCGCCCGAGTGGTGATCATCTCGCAGACGTAGATGCCGCCGCCCTGCTCACGGCAGAGCCGGCGGAACCCGACGTTGGTGATCCCGGCCATCGGCGCGAGCACCACCGGCGGCCACACCTGGTACGGCCCGAGAGTCAACGGGCGCAGCGCGGGCATGGTCGAGACAGTCACCGGACAAGTGTACGGGGCCCCGACCGGCGCTTATCGCGTCGGCCGAGGCCCCGTGCACA
This portion of the Micromonospora zamorensis genome encodes:
- a CDS encoding C39 family peptidase, producing the protein MRTDLIRKTALTAAGLAFTGGAIVGPITAAYAAEAKPASQTQSDRKPSGERQLGVRYEAQPNFYYCGPAAARNALSVQGKDISVDAMAKEMGTTEAGTNSINDITPVLNKETGKNDAYRSVEISTPDADAKQTDKLRADIVKTVDDGRAVVANIAGTTTDTDGAIHSFEGGHYISVVGYRDNGQIVKIADSADPNTASYEVTVEHLADWIATRGYATS
- the dusB gene encoding tRNA dihydrouridine synthase DusB, which gives rise to MPALRPLTLGPYQVWPPVVLAPMAGITNVGFRRLCREQGGGIYVCEMITTRALVERNPKTLRMITFGEDEKPRSLQLYGTDPEITAAAVRIVVERNLADHIDLNFGCPVPKVTRRGGGAALPWRRRLFARLVRAAVDAASPAGVPVTVKMRKGIDDDHLTYVEAGLAAQEAGVAAVALHGRTAAQRYSGTADWDAIATLKQALDVPVLGNGDIWEADDALRMVAHTGVDGVVVGRGCLGRPWLFADLEAAFNGRPERRLPSLGEVAVTMRRHAELLVDQFVAGARNPARGERDGCTDFRKHVAWYLKGFPVGGELRRSLAMIESLAQLDDLLGKLDPSEPFPVTALGQPRGRTNSPGKVSLPDGWLASRDDDTVPEGAEMDDSGG